ATGGCGCCTACCGCCTTACAGCGGTCCAGCCGGTAGATATGTTTCCGCAGACCGCCCATATCGAGAGTGTCTCATTGTTAGAGCGGGTACGCATCTGAGGCGTCAGAGCTTGCTCAGGATGATGTGTACCTGCCCCTCGTGAGTGAGCAGAGCGCCGGGCGGAGGGGTCTGTTGAAGGACGTGGCCTGGCGGCAGACCGATATACCGCTGCTCCCCCATGACGCGCAGCACAAGCTGCTGCTTGCTGAGCATGTCAGCGGCTTCCTCGAATGATTTGCCAATCAGATCTGGCGCGCGGCGCTCGTACAAGGCGTTTGCCATGACCGCAAACCAGGTTTTTAACTCGGCCTTTTGCTTGTTGGCGGCATTGATGGAATCGCGCTCTTTCACGGCATTGATGCGCTGAAAGATGGCATCCTGAACCCCAAAAGGATTGGGAACATCTTTCATGCGCACCTTTTGCTGCTGCCCGGCGGTCTCCACACGCACATTGCCGAAGTCAAAGGTGCGCGCGACGACTGAGGGGACTTCCACAATAACATCCTGTACTTTGCTGTATTCGACAATCGCGCGGCCCTCGAAGAAGATGGCCGCGCCGCGCACGATGTCAATGACGCGATGTGTCGTGAGGATGTACACGTCGTCAACATAGTCAACGTAACAAAAGCCGATCCAGCCCAGGCCCAGCACTGAGCCGATGAGCAAGAGCGGCCAGAAGAAGAAGTGAAAGACCAGTACCAGTATAAGCAACAGTACAATCAGTATGCCCCCTGGCGCCGCTTTGCGGAAGAAGACATAGGGGTGACGCTGAATATACTGGACGGTGCGCTCATCGGGGTGATAGCGGACTTTGCTGCTCAGGCGCAGCGGCCCACCGAAAGTGCGCGCCGGAGTGATCACGACGCCCGGCCTGGGGGGCGGGTCCGGTGAGGGTGGTGGAGCAATGACGGTGGGTTTTGCCAGGTCTTCGATGACCTGGCGCAAGGTCTCATCTTTGATAGGTACCTCGGCAGGCGCCTTGTGTCCAGCAGCATATTGACTCTGGCTCTCCAAAATGGTGTCAACGATGGTGCGCGTATCGGCGATCCCACGCACCTCAAGGGGGCCAGCAGAAGTGGGAAGGATGATGTCGCCATAGTTGAGCAGGTACTGCCACAAGCCGCGCCTGTCGGCGTAGACCTGTTGAATCTTATCAAGCGGCGCTTCTTTGCGCTGGGGTTGCAGCAAACCATGAGCGAGGATAATCCGTTTATCGGTCAAGATGTAGACATGAAACCACCAGTCGGCGACATCGGTAAAGGCCCAACGCAGCAAGAAGATGAGGAAAGTGACGCCGATCACTGCTTCCACCAGCACCCAGATTGGCGCATACGTTGGTGGGGTGACGAGGTGCGCGATGATAACGCCGATCAGCAGGGCCAGCAGCGTAATAGCCGGCCAGCCTGGTTTGATGAGGAACCACCAGTGCTTCCTTTTGAGAAAGATCACTCTCTCGTCGGCCTGCTGTCCCGAAAACCGTCTGGAAGGCTGCTGAGATTGTTGTGATTGTCTGGAGAACGCCCTGCGTAGTCCACGCCTGGCTGTGGGAGCGTTAGCGGCGCCTGGTGGGTTTGGTGTAGCGCTGCTCATCACTGTACGTCCTCTGTGAGCGCCTGGTTAGATGGCCGGTCTTGCCTTTGGTTATTTCTTTGCTTTGCTTTTGGTACTTAATACAACGAGTATTCCTACGACTGCCAGCAGGGCGATGCCAAAAATGACGGGCAGATAATTACTTGCGGTGGCTGCGTTTGGGCCTTGCACACTTACATCGGCATTGGGGATAATGCTGCGAGTGGTATAGAAGACGACGGCAGCGCCGTTGACGATCCCCGGTATCACACCGGCCAGCCGATGGCTGGCAGCGGTTGGCGGCCTACCTGCCCGATGTCCAACCAGATAACCAACGGTGGTGAGGCCACCAAAGGTCAACAGAGTAAACAGAAAATCGCCCTGGGTTGAGAGCGGCGCTACGGTATTGGAGTTCGCTGCTGAGATGCTGTCTCCGCTGAACAAAGCGCGAAAGGCATTTACCAGGTTGACAAAGATAAATTGATACAGTATCCCTGAGCCACCCAGCATGAGGAAGAGGATGACTCCCAGCAAAATAGCTGTCGTAATTACTTCACGTATCCAGCCCCGCCAGAGGCCGATAAAGGCGGCTATGAGGATAATTACGAAAAAACATTCGCTGGATGTGATATACACGGATGCCCCCCATCACGCTTGCCAGCGCGTGTGGCTCCAATGCCTTAAGGCAGGCGACTTGAACATCGGCGGCGTGCATCTACAGGCCGGAACGTACCTTTGCAAATATCATACCATACTGCCGCTGACAATCAAGGGATTCTAGCATGTATCGGCTGCCTGAGTAGGGTAACAGTCGATCAGGCAATCACCTTTCTGTCCTGGTGGTGAGTGGGTTTGTGGTATAATAAAGTAGGATGATATGGCTTCTGGGCGCTGTTCTTTCCTTGCCTGGATGATGAGAGGCAGCGGGTTTTTGACTGCTCATGAAGAGACGATTACCACATTGGGGCGGCGCTTACAGAATGTATCTTCGTGGACAAGGCGCGCCACAAACAGGCAATCTCTGTACCTGTTGTCAGCCTGTGGAGAACTTTTCTTTCTCTTCTCTGATTTTCTTCGCTTTTGCTATGAGCGTGAAGAAGGGGTTGCTCGCGTATGGAACTTGGTATTGTAAAGCCAGTAGGCATTGTCGAACAAATGACGGGCGCCTATCTGGATTATTCAATGAGTGTGATTGTCAGCCGCGCGCTCCCCGATGTGCGCGATGGCCTGAAGCCGGTGCATCGGCGTGTTCTCTATGCGATGGATCAGATGGGACTGCAATCGTCGCGGTCCTTCCGTAAATGCGCAGGTATCGTTGGCGAGGTGCTGAAGTCGTATCACCCTCATGGTGATGTGGCGGTCTATGATACGCTGGTGCGCTTGGCGCAGCCCTGGAATATGCGCTATCCGCTGGTGCTGGGGCAGGGCAATTTCGGCTGTTTCACCAGCGATACCAAAATCTCGCTCCTTGATGGGACCGAGAAGAGTTTTGCCGAGCTTGCGGAATTGCCATCTGATGAGGTTTTTTACGTCTACTCTGTAGATGCTCATGGTCGCATTGTTATTGGTGCAGGACACAATGCGCGGGTCACGCGACGGCAGGCTGAGTTGGTGGAGGTGGCGCTGGATAATGGCGCCAGGATTCGCTGCACGCCAGATCATCGCTTTATGCTGCGCGACGGCGCCTACAAAGAGGCGCAATATCTAACGGCTGATGATAGCCTCATGCCTGGGTATTTTGATACGGCATCTGTACGAGAGGGCATGAGCAAGTATCTACGGGTGATGCAGCCTGCCTCTGGGACATACGAGTTCGTACATCATCTGGCCGATGCCTTCAATGCCGAGCAAGGCGCTGTGCAGTGGTTCACTGGCCCCTATGTACGCCATCATAAGAACTTCAACCGCTTCGATAATCGGCCTACCAATATCGAGCGGATGGATTTCCTGGCGCATCTGCATTTACATGCCGAGCAGGTCGGCGCGCTCTGGAGCAATCCGCAATTTCGGGTGGAGCAACGGGCTGGAATTCGCCGCTACTATGAACAGAATCCGCAGGCCCGTCAGCAGCGCCGCGAGCCTATGGTTCGTCAAAATAAGCTCCATGTATTCCGTCAGGCGAATGGCTTGCGGGTGAGTTCTGCCTTGCAGAAGCGATATGCTGCTGAGCCTGCGCTTCGTATACAAATGGCAGAGCGGATGCGTGCGCTGTGGCAAGATCAGGGCTATCGAGAACGCATGAGTAATGCGCTTCGTGGGATTGAGAAGCGCCCTTTGACACCTGAGCAGCGCACGAATGTATCACGCATTGTTTCTGAGAAGAGCCGCGAAATGTGGGGCGATGACGCTAAGCGTAGAGAAATTGTCGCAGCTATTATCAGGGCGATGGCAAGTGAAGCTGTCCGCGCTAAGGTTTCGGCTGGAGTAAAGGCCGCCTGGGACAATCCTGCTTATCGCGCGAAGTTTGGGCCTCAGCACTTTTCGCGTATGGCGCAGGTGATGTGGAGCAACTCAGATGCCCGTGAGATGCACCAGGCCAAAATTGCCCACCAGTGGATGCAAGCGGAGTTTCGAGCAGCCCAGCGTGCAGGTGTCCAGGCCAGCAATCAGCGACGTGTTGCTGAGAACCCTTTGATGATGGGGGAACTAACTCAAAAGGCTGCCGAGGTTCTCCGTGTCAACTGGAATAGCCCGGCATATCGTCGCCAGGTTATGCGGCAAAAGATTACGGGGTATGTATCACGGCTCCTGAAGGAAGCTTCAGATGGACAGGTAACACCAGAAATCTATGATGCTCGGCGCGATGCCAACTGGATTCCAACCTATAAGAAGGCGATTACCTACTTCGACTCTTGGGAAGAATTGCTTGCGGGAGCAATGCGCTACAACCATCGGGTTGTCTCAATACGTCGGCTGGTCGAGCAGGAAGATGTGTATGACATTACCGTTGAGCGGCATCACAACTTCCTGCTTGCTGATGGCGTGTTCGTTCACAATTCGGTTGATGATGATCCACCAGCAGCCATGCGCTATACTGAGGCGAAGATGGCCGCCATCGCTGATGAATTATTGGCGGATATTGGTAAAGATACGGTAGACTTTATCCCCAATTATGATGGACACGAGACGGAACCTGTCGTCTTGCCCGCCCGCCTGCCTAACCTGCTGCTAAACGGGGCGGCGGGCATCGCCGTTGGAATGGCGACGAATATTCCACCACACAACTTGCGTGAACTGTGCGACGGCATTACGTACCTTATTGACCACCCCGACGCGACGGTTGAAGACCTGGGGCGCATCATTCGCGGCCCCGATTTTCCGACGGGCGGCATCATCCAGGGGCGCGAGGGGATTCGCAACGCCTACGCCAGTGGCCGAGGGCGCATTGTGATTCGAGCGCGGGCGCACACGGAGGAAACCGAGCGCGGCAAGGTGAGCATCATCGTCACAGAGTTGCCCTATCAGGTCAATAAGGCTGATCTCGTCCGTAAGATCAGCGAACTGGCCCGCGATAAGAAGATTGACGGCATCTCAGACGTGCGCGATGAATCAGATCGCCAGGGCATTCGCGTGGTGATTGAACTGCGGCGTGATGCCAGGCATATCAATATTCTCAACCAGCTTTTCAAATATACCTCGATGCAAACGGCTTTTGGGGCCAATGTGCTGGCGCTGGTGGACGGCCAGCCGCGTGTGCTGACGCTCAAGGCGATTCTTCAGCACTACATTCACTACCGCGAGCAAGTCATCACCCGCCGCACGCGCCACGATCTGGCGAAGGCTGAGGCGCGGCGACATATTCTGGAAGGCTTGCAGATTGCCCTCGATCATCTTGATGAGATCATCGAGACTATCCGTCGCTCGCAGTCTTCCGAGACGGCTTCGCGTAACCTGCAAACGAAGTTCAAGCTTTCTG
This genomic window from Ktedonobacterales bacterium contains:
- the gyrA gene encoding DNA gyrase subunit A; the encoded protein is MELGIVKPVGIVEQMTGAYLDYSMSVIVSRALPDVRDGLKPVHRRVLYAMDQMGLQSSRSFRKCAGIVGEVLKSYHPHGDVAVYDTLVRLAQPWNMRYPLVLGQGNFGCFTSDTKISLLDGTEKSFAELAELPSDEVFYVYSVDAHGRIVIGAGHNARVTRRQAELVEVALDNGARIRCTPDHRFMLRDGAYKEAQYLTADDSLMPGYFDTASVREGMSKYLRVMQPASGTYEFVHHLADAFNAEQGAVQWFTGPYVRHHKNFNRFDNRPTNIERMDFLAHLHLHAEQVGALWSNPQFRVEQRAGIRRYYEQNPQARQQRREPMVRQNKLHVFRQANGLRVSSALQKRYAAEPALRIQMAERMRALWQDQGYRERMSNALRGIEKRPLTPEQRTNVSRIVSEKSREMWGDDAKRREIVAAIIRAMASEAVRAKVSAGVKAAWDNPAYRAKFGPQHFSRMAQVMWSNSDAREMHQAKIAHQWMQAEFRAAQRAGVQASNQRRVAENPLMMGELTQKAAEVLRVNWNSPAYRRQVMRQKITGYVSRLLKEASDGQVTPEIYDARRDANWIPTYKKAITYFDSWEELLAGAMRYNHRVVSIRRLVEQEDVYDITVERHHNFLLADGVFVHNSVDDDPPAAMRYTEAKMAAIADELLADIGKDTVDFIPNYDGHETEPVVLPARLPNLLLNGAAGIAVGMATNIPPHNLRELCDGITYLIDHPDATVEDLGRIIRGPDFPTGGIIQGREGIRNAYASGRGRIVIRARAHTEETERGKVSIIVTELPYQVNKADLVRKISELARDKKIDGISDVRDESDRQGIRVVIELRRDARHINILNQLFKYTSMQTAFGANVLALVDGQPRVLTLKAILQHYIHYREQVITRRTRHDLAKAEARRHILEGLQIALDHLDEIIETIRRSQSSETASRNLQTKFKLSEEQAKAVLDMRLARLAALERRKIAEELAEVKKNITYFQKVLANISEVRGLIKQDLTDLKEKYGDPRRTEIQDAEAGEFTEEDLIPNEEIVVTLTEKGYIKRLPTNTYRAQRRGGKGKMGMVTHEDDTVRHLLVAHTHDGLLFFTDKGRVFQLTAHELPDVGRQAKGDHLRNLIGIDQGEMVTAVVSVPKFEARDFLVMATRRGEVKKTNLDEFAVVRRTGLIAMDLEEGDELIGAKRTEAKDQVVLVTALGQSIRFEVQTLRSASRTSGGVRGIRLDEADGVVTLDTVRDDAELLVVSAHGYGKRTPLAEYPTQGRGGGGVRTMRLTGKTGPIAAARVISSDDNDLMIISTGGTVIRQDVQNIAQAGRPTQGVRLMNLAQGDEVVAIATTNGKHGDEEDGLDDSLDGVADSDGLWVDAADAMLPTDSGN
- a CDS encoding PH domain-containing protein, producing the protein MSSATPNPPGAANAPTARRGLRRAFSRQSQQSQQPSRRFSGQQADERVIFLKRKHWWFLIKPGWPAITLLALLIGVIIAHLVTPPTYAPIWVLVEAVIGVTFLIFLLRWAFTDVADWWFHVYILTDKRIILAHGLLQPQRKEAPLDKIQQVYADRRGLWQYLLNYGDIILPTSAGPLEVRGIADTRTIVDTILESQSQYAAGHKAPAEVPIKDETLRQVIEDLAKPTVIAPPPSPDPPPRPGVVITPARTFGGPLRLSSKVRYHPDERTVQYIQRHPYVFFRKAAPGGILIVLLLILVLVFHFFFWPLLLIGSVLGLGWIGFCYVDYVDDVYILTTHRVIDIVRGAAIFFEGRAIVEYSKVQDVIVEVPSVVARTFDFGNVRVETAGQQQKVRMKDVPNPFGVQDAIFQRINAVKERDSINAANKQKAELKTWFAVMANALYERRAPDLIGKSFEEAADMLSKQQLVLRVMGEQRYIGLPPGHVLQQTPPPGALLTHEGQVHIILSKL